Within Primulina tabacum isolate GXHZ01 chromosome 5, ASM2559414v2, whole genome shotgun sequence, the genomic segment TTCTAACAATGTGACACCATAACATCGATGATCTCTCTGATTTGCATTTATCTCCACAACAATCTCCCCTACTGAAACAAGCAATTTCATTGCCAAGCATCGACAATATCTGGTAATAATCTGAAAAGCAAATTTTGCATGGTATGCTTCAACTTATGCAAGAAACTCCTTGAAGACGGCAACTATATGAGCCCTTGCACATCTCCAGTCATCTGCCTCCACATTCTGGAGAAAGTTTATGCCAGAATTCGCGAGTTTGGCCAACAAAAGAGCACCTCAGCAACATCATAACCTGGGATATGTTGCTTTTCTATGTTTTTATTTGAGTTGAATTGTGTTTTGCTCAGGTATTGCGGAACATTGTTGCTTATGAACTAAGTGCCTTTCAGGTTCAACATGTATCGACGATTTATATGAAACGAGTTCTATATTTTCCTCACATTTCCTTTATAATTAATCGTCACGAGGAGATACATTCAAGGTAAGGCACCAAGCACGTGAAAAGCCCCGCATTTGTTCCACGTTAATTCGAATTTTATGCTGAATTAAGGTGCATACATCAAATATTGGGATACTGGTAGATGATTTACGTAGTCCAAACTGGTTGTCATGAGCGTTCACATGGGGAGGACAATGTTGCATGTGCCATTTAAAATGCTAGTATTTTGATTTCAATTCTCCTTGTGTTGATTGCATATTTGCAAAAGAGAGTAAGGCTacaaaatcagttattaaaatATGGATTAATATAAACTTTTTTGTGATATGTATAATTAGAAATACTTCAACttgtaatataataaataataaaagtcaAGCTCTCGATTTTTGACTTGATTGGTGTGCGTATATCTTTTGATCAGTTCTCATCCCGACCGAGATGTGGCTCAAAACTTGATCTcgagttatttattttattcgaaCATTTATTATCGTTTTACAAAATCAAAGTTATTTCAAAACTTATGGGGAGCGCCTCGATAATATATTGAAGGAATCCCATATAATTACTTCGACAATTTTTCTCGAGATTTTTTTTCCCAAGTGAATAGGACAATATGACACCAAACAACAATACTGGGACCAGATCTTGATTTGATTTGGAAAATTGATCTGATTAGTGTAATTTATCAaagtttataattatttattccGTATGACACATAAGGTTGTAAACGAATCGAATCGGTTCACGAGTTTTTTAACCGgtttgataaatatttgatttatattctaACCTATCGAACTCGAGCATGATCGAATTTTTTTCGAGCCAAACtcaaatcaaaattattttgtttgctAGTTCGCGAGCTACTCGcgagttttaatattttattaatataatattatttatattaaaaaatatatataaatttcgaGTCTTTCTAATGTTTCGAGTTTTCGAACATTTATTCTTTAACCTTAAATACtcgatcaattatttgaatttgaatagctagctaataagttcgAACATATTGAGTTGAACACAAACTCGAACTTCATTTCAAGACGaattcaaacaaaaaaaattaaatttttcgagCTTCGAATCAATATCGAACTCAAATATACCTAATTTGAGTCGAATTTAAACATTAAAGTTTTACTAATATTCAAGTCAATTcagttcgtttacatccctaattCTTCGAAATGAAAAAATGCTATCAGTATTCTGAACATTATaaaatttgacattaataatatttatttgttcgATTAAAATACATGAGAAAACTATCTATCTAATTGAATATATATTTCACAAATTTATGTCATATAAATATCAAGCAAGCAATATGATACAAGCTTAATGTTACAATAATAATGTTAGTATTTTTATCCAACATTTTTACCAACAAAATccatatgaaaaataataagCTCTGAAAAGggagaaaataataaatccgTATCAAAACCAACCACTGCAGTCGAGAACTTAGCCGCAGTGTGTCGACAGCGAAAAGAGAACACAAGAAGATCTCAAATTCTTCCTTCGTATTCAATTCGATTTCCTTCAACTTTGCGCTCTGTGCATCATCCTAAGTCTCTCCGCACAATCACATACTGAACAAATCCCATTGATAAAAGGTACCAAATTAACTCTGTCCACTTTCTGCTTTACCTTGGAAGCTCTTCCGCCCATCAGGTAATCAATCGCATTAGTATTTGCATCGTTGGACGATTTTACACTTAGGGATCTTGATTTTTGAGTGAAAATCAAGGTGGGTTTGTGATTCTTGGGTAAACTGAGATCTGTTTGACTTGGTTTGAAAATTTGTTGAATTGATTTTGTTTTGCGAGCTTAGggttgatttatttttgttATGTTCTTTGGGGCGATTTGAAGTGAAAATGCAGACGAGGTATATGGAGAGAACTAATTCGATGAAAGCGAGAGGAAAAAGGAGTTTGGAAGGCGGTGGTGACGATGAAGAGCAGGAGCCTAACAGGAAAAGGCCTGCTTTAGCTAGGTAACGGCACTGCTCATTTTGTTCTTAACTTTGGTTGTGTTGTTGTAAGGGAATCCTTAATTCTTGATTGTATACATGGATTTAATGAAAAGTTCGAGAAATCGGTTCCTTGTTTATGTGAACAAAGACAAGGGGAGATAAAATTGAATGTTTTTTTGGGTGAAATTTGGGGTTTTGAGTGGAgctatttttttattatctgGAAGATTATCATGCTACGAATTCCCAAGGAAACAAGAACaagagaattttttatttttagaaagcTTTTGTTCCTTTTGTGCAAAGTTTTTTCTCACAAAAAATCTATCCTTCAGTTCTTTGTGGTGTAGTGAGACACTTGGATGTCATAGACCTAGGCAATAAGCTTTTTGCAAGGCACACGCTTTGTCCAAGTGAAATTCTTTAAAGAATAATAATGAACTAGAATATAAATATTTGATAATAGTTTGATTACATATCACTAAATTTGTAACTGAAAAAACTATGAAATGATCATGTACATTGTTGTAAATGGCGGTAGGCGGTGGCTGGCGGTCAGTGACCGCATAGGcggttgatttttttttaaaaatatttttatacataATTATATTCCTATATTACCAAACATTCATATGATTATGAGTTGACTGTAAAATAATTACCAAGCATTCATATGATATTACCAAACAGGGAGTCTTCGCTGCGACGGTGGGCTGTTTGCTGCGGCGGTGGTGGGCGGTTCGAGGTTGTAGGAGGCGGGATGATGGGCCTATCAATGTTTTGACTTTTTGGAGGAGAAAATGTTTTATCATTAgggttttattaaaaattaatgcCGCCTCGCCCGCCCCGGCTCATCTTCGACCGCCTACAGAATCCTCTAAGTCAAAGGCGGTGCGGTCGACGGACGCCTCTCGCCTAGGCGGCCACCTCGACCGCCATTTTGAACATCCATTTTGTACAAAAATTCATTAGCCTGTTAGCTAAATTCAATGTTCATAACATTGCATTCACGATGGATCCAGCATCTCCACATTTATTGCATCCTTAAATGATGCATTGAGGTTTTAAACTCAGGCATGGGCTTCAGTAACGAGGCACATGCTTTATTGAAAGGCTCCAGTTTAGCGTGCGTCTAGGTGCAAAGACTCAGTACAAGCTGAACCCATTGTAGCAGGTGTTGTTAATTTTTCTTTGGAAATAGATTCAATTAATTGTGAATAGAAATTGAGTGCAGATAGGCGAGTTTTGCTTCAAACTTTAATAAGAACATAGTATTGGCTTCCTACGTGGCTTTGTTGTTTATTTTCTGCCATGATGTTATTCTTCAGAGTTCAGTGCTTAATGGTTATAAATTTAGCTCTTTGGGTTgttttaattctttttttttcttggaGCATTTGTCCCAAATTTTGTTCTCTAAACATTGTATTCAAGTTGGCAATTGAAGATAGGGATTTGTTGTCAACTTGACTCTTGGCAACTTTATAAACTGAGACGTGAACTTGAGTGAATGTAGTTTAGTGCATAAGCATAGGGGTTGTAAACTGGAATTTCAAGAGTGAAGATGTTGCCTATTTGTATATCACTATCAGTTTCTTGCGTTTTGTTTCCTTCTTGTATGAGAGCTGTTGAAATGTGCTTTTCATGATATACTTCTTCTTCCTATTTTTAATGCGCTTCTTTTGATCTCGGTCCTCtatctttttaatttttattaatatgaaatttatttttcatttctttgCACGTTCTAATTACTTTATTTGCTTGAGTCCGTAAGGAATGGCTATTTACTTTACAATGCGTGTTATACAGTGTTATTGTGGAAGCTCTTAAAGTGGATAGTCTCCAGAAGCTTTGCTCATCCTTGGAACCCATTCTCCGGAGAGTGGTAAAATATAAGCCTTTTTATTTCTCTCATGACATTGGCATTTTTCTGTTTTCTGACAtgaattttatttataagttgAAATAATGtactaaatgaaatatttcacCTCTTTCCTTTGATTTTGTTTGATTAGACGACCTTTTGTTTCTTTGTGGATAACGAGGATTCACAGTCCTAGGGGAATTTTTACTTGGAACCACCATATGAAGCTTCACCTCCTCTCCTTTTCTTTCTATAATCATTAAGCAAGATTTCATATATTTTCATGAACTTGTGATTAAGGTCCCACTCTCACAATTGTGCAAATAGTTGTTTCACTTTCTTTAGTCAGTGTCTGGGACCCCTACTACGTATGTCCATGAAGCAAATCTTCATTCAAACTAATCTTTGTTGCATGACATTCACCTTCATCTTGTTGACATTATATCAGTGTTGATTTGTTTATGAGAAAGCTTTGCGTTATCCACAAGTTTGTCATTGACAGGTTAGTGAAGAAATTGAACGAGCATTGGCCAAGATGGGCCCTGCCAGAATTGAAGGAAGGTTAGTCATTTTGTTTCACAAGTCACCAAGGAAATTGCAACGGCTTGTTTGTGTTTCAAAAAACATCTGATTCTTTACTGATTTATTTTTGCATATGCTATTAAGTCTAATGGAATCCATTGACAGATGGTTTacgatttttaaaaatctgaCTGTGGCTTCTTTGGTAATTTATAGTCCATTGAATTTATGCTCTACAATCTATACTTCTTTCATACTTGTAAATTAAGCATGCAAAGTACCTTTCCGAAAAAagattaatatgattatttgttATTCACGAGTGCTGCTGTTTCTAAAACTCATCCAGTTAGTGTGTTGGGCACTCGTTTCTAAAACTTATCCTTCACCCCTTTCTGCAAATTAGTGTGTTGCCCACTATAGAAACTTACATTATTGTCATGCATAGGAACTCCAGTGGCGATGTCAGTTACATAATCATAACTTTTTTTTTATGACACTACTCTCTTAGCTTTTTAATCAAATTTTACTTATAAGACAAGTTCAGAGTGAAATTAGTGGACTATTTTGGCTTTTCTCATTATTGGCATCTTTCTTTTTCCAACTTAGCAAACAGAAGCTTTTAAAATTGGATAATGTTTAGGAATTTTACTAGCTTTTGCTGGTTTCCTTCTATATGTGCATTGGGAAATCAGTCATGTAGTTAATTCTGTCATTAGAAAATTCAGTAAATTTTTTATCACATGCAGTGTAACAAAAGATGGTAATCATTTTGCTGATCAAATTAGTCTAGAAATGTAAAGAGAGCACTTATGGTTATTTTCTGGCCTTGTTTGCTTTGACCTGTAGTTTTTTTTAATACAGTACTCAAGATTCATTTATTGTAGAAGTTATTCCTAAGAAATTGAGAGTTCAGGTCATCACCGAAACGAATTGAAGGGCCAGATGGAAGAAACTTACAGCTTCACTTTAAGTCCAGGCTTTCTCTCCCGCTGTTCACAGGGGGTAAAGTAGAAGGAGAACAGGGTGCTGCCATCCATGTTGTTTTAATTGATCATAACACCGGCCATGTTGAGACATCTGGACCTGAATCTTCTGTGAAGCTGGACATAGTTACTCTGGAAGGTGACTTCAATAATGAAGATAACGAGGATTGGAATGAGGAAGAGTTTGAAAGTCATATTGTGAAAGAGCGTGAGGGAAAGAGACCTCTATTGACTGGGGATTTGCAGGTCACCCTCAAGGAAGGTGTCGGAACTCTTGGAGATCTCACATTTACTGATAATTCAAGTTGGATAAGAAGCAGGAAGTTCAGACTTGGCTTGAAGGTTGCATCAGGATATTGCGAGGGCATTCGCATCCGGGAGGCAAAGACGGAAGCTTTTACTGTTAAGGATCACCGAGGAGAATGTaaagaaatttaaatttctGTTTTCAACTAATATTGTAGAATGTCGACATTGATATGGTAAGATACAGACATGGAAAAGGAAATAATAAGAAAGATGATGTCATGTTAGGAAAAGGAAAATTACATAATTATTAACGCACAGAGAAACAAAAGGCGGACGAGCATAAACAAGTTATGTGGAGGGTAAATTAGCTGTAGTTTTTCAAAATCATGTATCAATATGTATTTCTAGTCAATGTTAATAACTATATCACTATAACCATTTTCTGGATATCGGTGAATCTGTCGATACAAGTCCAAAATATTCAAGCTGCGCGATTTCCGTCTTATGCTTTACATACACTTATTGAATCATGTGCATGTTTTGAGGCCATAGTTGGCTTGACTATGTCGTGTGTTGGCTCACTGTATTTGAATATTTATGGAAGTGTCCTCTTCTCTTGATAGTGTACAAGAAACACTACCCACCTGCTTTGAATGATGAGGTGTGGAGATTGGAGAAGATTGGGAAGGACGGATCATTTCACAAGAGGCTTAATAATAAGGGGATATTTACTGTGGAGGACTTCCTTCGGCTTGTGGTCAGGGACTCCCAGAAGTTGAGGAATGTAAGTAGTTGCAGTTACTTTATCAGAAATTACTTTTCTGTATAAgtccaaaaaaaaattacttttctGTAAGCTGGATTGAAAATTTGGTGTTGGCAGATACTGGGTAGTGGTATGTCCAATAAGATGTGGGATGCCCTTCAAGAGCATGCAAAGACTTGTGTCTTGAGTGGAAAGCTATATGTATACTATCCTTATGATGCAAGAAGTATAGGTGTTGTTTTTAACAATATCTTCGAGCTGAGTGGCCTCATAACAGATGATCAATATTATTCGGCGGATTCACTTTCTGACGGCCAGAAGGTTTGTCAACTTTCTTACAAGTTGATGTTGCATTTTTTATGAGCTTTTTTTTGGCTATTCATGAGCTTAAAAAATATCCTTAGCCAGATATTTCTCGCTTCTATTTTGTTCATTGGTTGTTGAAATCCTTCATGCTGCATAATGACAATTCGTATGCGGTTGTGATTGTATTATTTTGTTATTCTAACTTCCATTTAGTTTTTATTGCATTTGGTGAATTGATTTTGAATTCAGTTTTGTTGGTATCTGAACTAAGGCTTGTGGTTTGTCTCTTTGAAGTGAACGTATAGTTAAAAAATCTTGGAATGTACCGTCCTTTTCTGGTATTCATGGAGCATGACTACATTCTCTTTCTCTGTGCATTTGATAGTTTATCAAGAAATCATCTTGTTTTGTATGTCCTCCAGACTTTGAGTTTTATGAGCATGTTGATTTGGAAAGTACTTTTGCTGTTGTTGAATATCTTATTCACTTTGGATTCTAAAGCGAAAGACTGCAGATTAATTATTTACAAAAAGAATCCTTCATAGTCCCATGAATGGATGATTTTAtctatgcaattttttaatcttATCATACCTGTAGGTACAGGTGGACAGCTGGGTGAAGAAAGCATACGATAATTGGAATCAAGTTGTTGAGTATGATGGAAAATCCATGGTGAACTTCAAGCAAATCAAGCAGTCAAGCATATCCCGAAACGATGTTCCTTTGGGCCCAGTCAATTATCCAAATTCTTTAAATGGTCAACTTCCACCACAAAGAATGCCAGTATCAGTTCTTTCTGAACCTTCATTAGTGGATCCAAGCATGCTGGTTGCAGGTTGGCGTCTCTCTTATTTGCTGTTGATAATTAACAACGCCACCATGATTCAAATAATATGTTTATGGACAACTGTATTTGAATTTTGTCCTTGTTGATCCCTTTTTATTGTAATTTGATTACAATCCGAAGGCTTGCATCTCACTTGCATGTTCCGTTCCTCTTTGCTCAACAAGTAGCTTAATTACTGTTCTGCCCTTTTTTTCTATATGAATGAAATTTTGAGTTGATCAACTGTTTTATTGCCAAAAATAATCTGCTTTATTAAGACAAGAATTATGTGGCTAGAGTAGGTAAAATTTGTAAGTTCGTATTGTCATACAGTTATTCACTTTGTGTTCGATTTAATGGAAATCAATACAGGTTCCAGTTACAATGTCAACATGACCACCAAATATCCTCCCAGTTCCCGCTCCAATTTTGTTTCAGGCTCCTTCACTCAGCACAACCAGCCACTTAATCTTTCGAACCAAATCCAAAGCGCCACATATGACGATCGGGCTGGGCTTGCCCTCGGCCCTCCTCAGTCATCCTTCCAAGCCAATACTAATCCTTTCGAAGACTGGTCCAGTAACCGAGATAAAGGGATCGATGATTTCTTGTCAGAAGATGAAATTCGTTTAAAGAGCCATGAACTGCTCGAGAATGAAGAAATGCAGGATTTGATTCGCCTTTTCAACATTGGAGGCAATGCCTCTATAAATGCGAATGAAGATGGATACAGTTTCCCTCCTTACACCTCATCTCCATCCACTAGCTTCAGTTATAGTGAGGATCGACAACGTTCTGGTTCTGGTAAGGCATTTGTGGGTTGGCTGAAGATTAAGGCTGCGATGAGGTGGGGCATCTTTATCAGGAAGAAAGCAGCTGAAAGGAGAGCACAGATTGTAGAGTTAGAAGATGAATAGAGTTCATTCCGAAAATGGAAAACGCAATCGCTCTGGGTTTGTTTCATCTGACACTCAAGATTTCATGTAAAGTCAGTCACCTGTACAATAAGTTATTTACTGATAAAACTAATTGTTAACTTGGTGTGTACTCGCTCCTTTTTATCTTTATTCTGAATTCGTATCATTTACGTgtgatttgcttttcttttgctTAGGATTTCAGTGTCATTGACAATATTTCTTTTGAAGGTGGTTGTACAACTAGATCTTGTGCTTGATGTATAGTGCAACattttatgaatgaaacacTTATTTGTGTATGTATACCTCTtgagttaaaaaataaaataaaaaaaaaagatcttTGCGAATCTAAGTGTACGTTTACTTTTCCTCGAATGTTTTCATGTCCCAGAGAAATGAACTTACCTTCAatgtttagatttttttcccaaaattaattattttaacacTCAATCTTGTATCACTCTGGAAAGTCATTTCTATTATCATGTTTTATTATAATACAAGATATCAAATTCTACGTTAGAAAATTTTTCCTGCAAAAAATTTGTAGAACATGGTTTAGATTTCTCAATTCATCTATAACCAAATATCTCTGATCCTTTCGATTCTTGTTTACATTTTTTGAGGAAATGAagtttctatcttcatttaaaaTTTCGAGAGGTgagaatataataaatatataattcctAAGTTGAGTGCATGTCCAAAGCATATCACATGACATCAGATCCGATGTTTGGACAAAAAGAAGCAGTCAGCATCGGCAGAAACTTACAACAAAAGTTCCCGATTACCCATGCACCCCTAGCAAGCTTTCCTTTAATTGCACAATACATATGCATATATGTGTGTGCGTGTATATCCATctggttgtgtgtgtgtgtgtccaTCTGGTAACAACTCACATTCGTTTCGGAGCATTAACAAAAGGCCATCAATGGTGGTGATGAATCCAATTTCAATTCAACTGACACATGTTTGTACACAGTATACTTAATATTATTCTGTGCTTATCTAGTGCTAGCTAGCTGTCCGCAACTCTACCCCTCACGGATGGAAAATTCGTGAGAAtttataaagtttaaatgaAATGCAGCAACGTTGTGCCACCAGTACTGGCTAGCTT encodes:
- the LOC142546212 gene encoding calmodulin-binding protein 60 D-like isoform X1, whose translation is MQTRYMERTNSMKARGKRSLEGGGDDEEQEPNRKRPALASVIVEALKVDSLQKLCSSLEPILRRVVSEEIERALAKMGPARIEGRSSPKRIEGPDGRNLQLHFKSRLSLPLFTGGKVEGEQGAAIHVVLIDHNTGHVETSGPESSVKLDIVTLEGDFNNEDNEDWNEEEFESHIVKEREGKRPLLTGDLQVTLKEGVGTLGDLTFTDNSSWIRSRKFRLGLKVASGYCEGIRIREAKTEAFTVKDHRGELYKKHYPPALNDEVWRLEKIGKDGSFHKRLNNKGIFTVEDFLRLVVRDSQKLRNILGSGMSNKMWDALQEHAKTCVLSGKLYVYYPYDARSIGVVFNNIFELSGLITDDQYYSADSLSDGQKVQVDSWVKKAYDNWNQVVEYDGKSMVNFKQIKQSSISRNDVPLGPVNYPNSLNGQLPPQRMPVSVLSEPSLVDPSMLVAGSSYNVNMTTKYPPSSRSNFVSGSFTQHNQPLNLSNQIQSATYDDRAGLALGPPQSSFQANTNPFEDWSSNRDKGIDDFLSEDEIRLKSHELLENEEMQDLIRLFNIGGNASINANEDGYSFPPYTSSPSTSFSYSEDRQRSGSGKAFVGWLKIKAAMRWGIFIRKKAAERRAQIVELEDE
- the LOC142546212 gene encoding calmodulin-binding protein 60 D-like isoform X2, producing MQTRYMERTNSMKARGKRSLEGGGDDEEQEPNRKRPALASVIVEALKVDSLQKLCSSLEPILRRVVSEEIERALAKMGPARIEGRSSPKRIEGPDGRNLQLHFKSRLSLPLFTGGKVEGEQGAAIHVVLIDHNTGHVETSGPESSVKLDIVTLEGDFNNEDNEDWNEEEFESHIVKEREGKRPLLTGDLQVTLKEGVGTLGDLTFTDNSSWIRSRKFRLGLKVASGYCEGIRIREAKTEAFTVKDHRGELYKKHYPPALNDEVWRLEKIGKDGSFHKRLNNKGIFTVEDFLRLVVRDSQKLRNILGSGMSNKMWDALQEHAKTCVLSGKLYVYYPYDARSIGVVFNNIFELSGLITDDQYYSADSLSDGQKVDSWVKKAYDNWNQVVEYDGKSMVNFKQIKQSSISRNDVPLGPVNYPNSLNGQLPPQRMPVSVLSEPSLVDPSMLVAGSSYNVNMTTKYPPSSRSNFVSGSFTQHNQPLNLSNQIQSATYDDRAGLALGPPQSSFQANTNPFEDWSSNRDKGIDDFLSEDEIRLKSHELLENEEMQDLIRLFNIGGNASINANEDGYSFPPYTSSPSTSFSYSEDRQRSGSGKAFVGWLKIKAAMRWGIFIRKKAAERRAQIVELEDE